Proteins found in one Flavobacterium channae genomic segment:
- a CDS encoding fatty acid desaturase family protein, translating into MNTTTPIFSKEDNLKFFRTLNKRVNDYFKENKINKTGNWKLHLKTIVMFSLFLTPYFFLLAMDMPFWVYLLLNVVIGIGMAGVGMNVMHDGNHGAYSTKSWVNKLMGGSIYILAGNVYNWQVQHNVLHHTYTNIIGHDEDLEAGRILRFSKTAKWYSHHRFQHYYSVFLYGLLTFNWAITTDFLQMKRYLKRQLSYGEAKSPAFQWTTLIVTKAIYFSIWLVLPMLLGITWWKVLFGFVVMHYTAGLILSIVFQLAHVVEDTVNPMPDENGEIENTWAIHQLFTTANFAPKNWIVNYYTGGLNHQIEHHIFPNISHIHYDKIAEIVKQTAKECNLPYHEFKTTREAIASHFKHLRELGRKPQLA; encoded by the coding sequence AAACTGGAAATTGCACTTAAAAACAATTGTGATGTTCAGCCTTTTTCTAACACCATACTTCTTCTTATTAGCAATGGATATGCCTTTCTGGGTATATTTATTACTTAATGTCGTTATCGGTATCGGTATGGCAGGAGTTGGAATGAACGTAATGCATGACGGAAATCATGGTGCATATTCAACAAAATCTTGGGTAAACAAATTAATGGGCGGAAGTATTTATATTTTAGCTGGAAATGTTTATAACTGGCAAGTACAACACAATGTTTTACACCATACATATACCAACATTATTGGTCACGATGAAGATTTAGAAGCGGGAAGAATTTTACGTTTTTCTAAAACTGCAAAATGGTATAGTCACCACAGATTTCAACATTATTATTCTGTTTTCTTGTATGGATTATTAACTTTCAATTGGGCTATCACTACTGACTTCCTTCAAATGAAACGTTATTTAAAAAGACAATTATCTTACGGAGAAGCAAAAAGCCCAGCATTCCAATGGACAACTTTGATTGTTACAAAAGCAATTTATTTCTCAATTTGGTTAGTTTTACCAATGCTTTTAGGAATTACTTGGTGGAAAGTTTTATTTGGTTTCGTAGTAATGCACTACACTGCGGGATTAATTTTAAGTATTGTATTCCAATTAGCACATGTTGTAGAAGATACTGTAAACCCAATGCCAGATGAAAATGGCGAAATTGAAAACACTTGGGCTATTCACCAATTATTTACAACTGCTAACTTCGCACCTAAAAATTGGATTGTAAATTATTACACAGGTGGTTTAAATCACCAAATTGAGCACCATATTTTTCCAAACATTAGCCACATTCACTATGATAAGATTGCAGAAATTGTAAAACAAACTGCAAAAGAATGCAACTTACCATATCATGAGTTCAAAACTACTCGAGAGGCAATTGCATCGCACTTTAAGCACTTAAGAGAACTTGGCAGAAAACCACAATTAGCATAA